The DNA window TCAGCTGGAAACCAATGACATGTTTCCAGATCACAAGTAAATATGGGCTAGCAGCGGCAGGCTAGCAGGGGCGGGCTAGCAGGGCGAGGCTAGCAGGGGCTGGCTAGCAGGGCAAGGCTAGCAGGAGCGGGCTAGCAGGGGCGGGCTAGCAGTGCCAGGCTAGCAGCGCCAGGTAAGCAGTGCCAGGCTAGCAGTGCCAGGTAAGCAGTGCCAGGCTAGCAGTGCCAGGTAAGCAGTGCCAGGCTAGCAGGGGCAGGCTAGCAGTGCCAGGCTAGCAAAAATGCCCATCCCAGCTTCGGTTCACTTTACCATAGCACATCAGTACACATTTCTACAGTACTTCTACATCCACCATTCAAAAGTctggggtcacttagaaatgtcattgttttccatgaaacatacatacaaataagcTTTAATAGTTTTAGCTATGAGAGTTGAGAAATTAATAGGAAATATAGTCATTGACAAGGGCAGAAATAATGATTTTGAATTTGCTTTTCTTTCAAAAGACAAGGACATTTGTAAgcgaccccaaacttttgaacagtaTATTAGGGTACAACTCTCATAACTAAAACTTACGAACCTTTAACACTGTGACAACTGGACACAGAAAAGTAAACTAAAGCACAaagcagaagagaaaagagtgtgTCCCTTTGACGGGAGCTTTGCTTACTTGACGAGCGTCAGGTGGCAGTTAGGGTCCTGCACTCTTGCCCTCAGTGCCCGTGTCCCTGCGTCTCCGGGGTGATTGTAGCTCAGGTCGAGCTCCTTCAGGCAGGCGGGGCGCGAGGTCAAGGCCGCTGCCATGGAGACACAGCCAGGTTCCGAGATGCAACAGAAAGATAACCTGAGAGGAGACAGTTTGAggtcaagaaagaaagaaaggagggaaaaaatgtTTAAGAGAAATAGAACAgggaggcagacacagagatagaagagagagggaatggaagagtgagagaataaaagagatagaagagagagtgaatgagaatgaaagagtgagataatagaagagatagaagagagagtgaatgagaatgaaagagtgagacaaTAGAAGAGTTaggtttggtttgtttttctagGAGAACAAAgtcatagggctcttctattagagTCTAATTTTAAGATGAGTAAAACGTCAGCAGTAAGACAAGTACGGATACGCATAACATAAATATTTAGCATATCGTTTACGGCTCAGCGAAACGCCTCCAAACAAACCCGCAGAAATCACCTGAGCGACTCCAGCTTGCAGTTCGGACTCGTTAACCCTTCAGAGATTACTTCCACTCCTGAGTCCTGCAGGACGTTACAGCTCAGGTCCAGCTCGGTCAGAGGGCAGTGGTCTGCGCTGAGAATGGCCGCCAGACCTGGACAGCTGTCCTCTGTCAGACCACATTGCTTTAGtctaaggggagagagaggaaaaaaaacgtgTAAATTAGTGGAAAAATGAGTGACTGACCTTTGAGTAGGTAAGGAGGTCCAATTAAGTACTTAAAGAGATTAATAGTTAATCGTGTTTCCATCAAGAAACCGATTGGGAGTAAAAATTTGGTATGTTCGGTGAAAAAAACATAccaaaaaaacataacaaagtGTCATTAGGCAAGATGTAAAAATATCAATATGACACACTAGCAAAGGGGTCAATCACAATGtcatcttttccttttttcacgaaatattaataatattataatatataaatggTGTAAAAAACCTACCAAAAAACAACATACCAAAGTGTCATTATGCAAGATATATAAAATATCAATATGACACAATAACAAAGGGGTCAATCACAATGACTTACCTTTTTTTCAcgaaatattaataatattataatatataaatggTGCCACCACTGCTTTAGTCCACAGGGAGAGAATGGTGTTACGTGATAACCTTGAAGAACACTGTGAGTCCAGTGCATGGTCCCGTATGATACTAATGCagtcataataacacacacacacacacacacacacacacacacacacacacacacacacacacacatggcgttTCATGATAACCTGAAAAAACAGTCCAGTGCATGGTCCCTAATGGTACTAGTGCAGTCAAAATAAAAGAATCAGTTTTCCTCTGATATATCAGTGAACCAGTGGCAGCGAAATCAATGGCATTTTGGCAGAGGTACGACCGCGCTATAAATAATATCAATAACAGGCACTGGCAATAGGTGCCGTCACAGTACCATCACCGTCTGAACACACTGTACGATAGcatcagcagacgctgtggccCTTCGTGCGTGGCCCCTAATGACACCACTGTAAtgtaatgatgatgattattcaCCCCTGAAAGTGAAATAAGAGTCATTATCTCAGAGGTATGACACAGCACATCATCTCTATAGGAGACACTGGGATAGTGTTCAGTCACACCTTTGCCTCTCTGGTCACAAAATCtcacaacatttttattttgttttatctcAGACAGTGAGATAGAGTTCAGTCACTCTCTGGTCAGAAAATGTCCCTTTAAAACGTGGCCATTGTTATTCTGCTGAAAATATGACACTCAGTGACCTTCTGTACCTCTAACGACTGTAATGatgataaaaataaagaaaattatACAAAATTCACTTCTGACTCACCTCAGGGTTTTCAATGCACAGTGGGGACTTGTGAGGCCAGAGGAGAGGCTCTCAATCATGGGGTCATCTAGGTCGTTGTCACTCAGGTCCAGCTCTTTGAGGTGTGCAGTGCCTGACTTGAGGACAGAGGCAAGGAGCTCACAGTGCTGGCATGTTAGACAACACCTCTTCAGCCTGAAATGCATTTAATTTCGTTCACTGTCAGACATATTGCTTTTGATGGATGTAGATCaacaatcagacacacagacacacagacacacagacacacacacacacacacacacacacacacacacacagacacacagacacacacacacacacacacacacacacacacatagacacacacacacacacacacacacacacactcacactcaaaaatCATCTTTTCAAAAATCATCTTCTTAGCTCACCTttgcacacaacagaaatattgtaaaataaataaataaaaagctgaAGGTTGCTTGCGTGTCACACACCTCAATGTCTCCAGCTGGCATTGAGGGCTCGTCATGCTTGTCAACAGCTTGCTCGCTCCAGCATAATCAAGCTCATTGTGACTCAGGTCGAGCTCTCTCAGGTTAGGCAGGCTACAGCTGACAGCGGAGGCCAACACCTCACACGTTCTGCCCATCTCATGACAACCCTTCATTCTGACAtggaaataaaattaaataaataaataaaataagaaaaacaacatgacaGGTTATTTTGTACACTGTGTCAAATTTGTTAAGAAGCCTTGCACTGTAGTAGTGGATAGAATGGGTAATTCACTATCAAATACATCCTCAACCACATACACGTAGAACAGAAATATTCAAAAGACATCAATCTGTTacaaaaaaaattgcattttaTACGGTTTAACATCATACTGACTAAAACTGACTTCAACAATGAGACAGAGGCCTACCTTAATATCTGTATTTTACAGTTGGGACTTCTCAGTGCAGTACTCAGAAGCCTTATTCCAGAGTCTTGCAGATCGTTGTCAGTAAGATCCAGTTCACTAAGGTGAGACGTCTCTGACTGAAAAGCTGAGATGAGATTGCCCCAGCACTTCTCAGTCAGTTTGCAGCGGTTAAGTCTGCAAAAcaagtagaaaaaaaagagtaaccATAACAATAGTCAACTAAAGATGAACCCCTTAATAGGCTAGAATGACAAAATGTCAACTGTTGACTCATTCCTACTCAACACACTTCTCTGTGTCATGGTTCTTTGCATTTTCAAGAGTGGACATAACAGTCCAGCACCGACCTGACGTCTGTAGTTAGCACATGGCATGGTGTATGTCACCAGCATTTTCCTAGTGCACTCAATCATTCATGTAAACATCACGTCAATAATACAATTGTCAGATTTGGATTAATAATTTggattaataattaataaacaacaaacacgtgcatatatggaagcgagacacaggacacacacacacacacgcacacgcaggcctgaggtcgctgtgaatttattctctgcgttttcccatcctggaccgtccttcctccaggaccccccaggagcagtgggcagcttgtaagtgcccggggaccaagtgaagtgaaccgtccatcttggtcagggatggacaggaaagtgttctgttcttttgcaacCTGAGTTCTTTACAATCTAGCACTGACCTGAGTGTCTGTAGTTTGCAGAAGGGACTCGTCAGTCCGATGGAGATCAGTCTCATACCCGAGTC is part of the Clupea harengus unplaced genomic scaffold, Ch_v2.0.2, whole genome shotgun sequence genome and encodes:
- the LOC122130416 gene encoding ribonuclease inhibitor-like, whose amino-acid sequence is MLLMSEDPLDEFDLRNYKTSDEGRQETTPGCAVLLGGCKLTEKPCETIVSALHCSNSHLRELDFSFNDIHDSGMRLISIGLTSPFCKLQTLRLNRCKLTEKCWGNLISAFQSETSHLSELDLTDNDLQDSGIRLLSTALRSPNCKIQILRMKGCHEMGRTCEVLASAVSCSLPNLRELDLSHNELDYAGASKLLTSMTSPQCQLETLRLKRCCLTCQHCELLASVLKSGTAHLKELDLSDNDLDDPMIESLSSGLTSPHCALKTLRLKQCGLTEDSCPGLAAILSADHCPLTELDLSCNVLQDSGVEVISEGLTSPNCKLESLRLSFCCISEPGCVSMAAALTSRPACLKELDLSYNHPGDAGTRALRARVQDPNCHLTLVNFDHGGLFCLTTELGKYACSLSFDPGTLHPELSLSEDKSSATCRGEVHTYPDRPERFTLCPQVLCAEPLSGRCYWEAEWSGCKALLGAAYKCIERKGSADVSGIGANGSSWALECSTISGYKAWHGERRVEILVPRGQPRRVGVFLDRPSGTLSFYSVSSASGQLTHLHTFREAFTEPLYAGFWVAPECSVALCKTG